AGGGGCGGTAGACCTTGCTCATGGGTAGGCAACCCCATCACGTCCTCGCCTACCCGTCGAGTAGGTTCTCTCGGTTACCCCAACAGACTCCTAGCCCCGGCGCGAGGGCCACATAAGGCCGCAGGGTGACAGAGGCATGAAGCACGTGGTGCTGCGCCTCCTGGAAAAAAAGAAGGGCCTTGCCCGCGCAAGGCCCCGAGGACGCGCTGCAGGCGTCTACGGGGCGCATGCCGCACTGGCGCTGGAGCGTTTGTCACGAGCGGAGGACGGCCGCATCGCCTATCGCATGAAGCGCCCGCTGCCGGACGGCACGACTTCAGGACCCAATACCCGGTAACTACTTCAGCTAATCAACTTAAGCCAGGATCTTGCAGTACGATGCCTACACTGGAAAGGTTGCTCTACACGCTAGCCTTATTCCACTTCAAGTCCGCAAGTCATAACCCCGCCGCACGAAACCACCCGCGCAGCATCTGCCCTATCCACGCACGCGTGGTGGCCTTGAGACTGGCTGCGGGCGCAAAGTGCTTGATCAAATCTAACGCAGCGATTGTTCTGTCTGCATTAAATGCAACCATCGCAGGCCCCAACTCAGGCTTTCCCTCAAGCAAATTGCGAATGAGTTCTTGACGCTGCGCTCTGCGGGCAGCCGCAATTGCCGCCCCCCGAACTGTGAGCGATATTGCTCCGTTCATCCCAGAACTCAACAAGCTTAAGATGCAAAGCTTGGAGTTCCCTCTTACGCTCCTGCGAAGTTGTCGCCCTAGGAACGTTGACATTCTTAGCCAGAACTTCGAGCAACTCCAACACAGGCCCCGCATGGCAGGCGGGGAACCTGATACCACCTCGCTGGATACGTCGCTGGTGGGAAAACACGCTAATTTCAGCCGTGTTGGCTGAACCCAGCACGATTCGATCCTTATTGACCGTTACCTGAGCCATCCCCTCATCTTGCGAGCAGGCAGGCAAGCGTTGAGTGGGCCGTCTGATGCAATAAGTGGGGTGCCTCGGGCACTACGTGGGCGGTGAGGTCATCGGCCATCAACGAGCAGCAGGTTCATACCTTCCTCCAGAGCTTGTTCGGGCAGGACATGCACGCCAAGCGAGTGCTGTCGCTGTCCTTGGCCACGTTGGGAGTCATCCACGCGGCCAGCCTCTCGGTGTACGCCATCGGCCAAGCCGTAGCGTTGGCGCGCGGCACCCAAGGCAAGCACGGGGTGAAGCAGGTAGACCGGTTGCTGTCCAACGTGGGCATCCCCGTGTGGAAGCTGTTGGCGCTCTGGGTGCCGTACGTGCTGGGGCAACGCACCGAGGCGCTGGTGGCGCTGGACTGGACCGACTTCGAGCCCGACGACCAGACGACGCTGGTGGCCTCGCTGATAACAAAGCATGGAAGGCCTACGCCCCTGGTGTGGATGACGGTGCAGAAGTCAGCCCTCAAAGGGCTGCGCAACGAAGTGGAGGATGCGGTGGTGCTCCGGTTGCGGGAACTCATCCCTGACGAGGTGAAGGTGACGGTGCTGGCCGACCGTGGCTTCGCCGACCAGAAACTCTATGCGCTGCTGCAGCAGGTGGACTTTGAGTACGTCATTCGCTTCCGCCAGTGCATCACCGTCACGGATGCGCAGGGAGAGCGCCGCACGGCGGCAGACTGGGTGCCCAAGGCAGGCCGCCTGCGCAAACTGCCCAAGGCGCGGGTCACCGCAGACCGGACGCAGGTAGGCCCGGTGGTGTGCGTGAAGAAGAAGGGCATGAAGGAGCCGTGGTGTCTGGCCACCAGCCTGGAGCAGGCCTCGGCCGCCGAAGTGGTGACACTCTACAGCCGCCGCTTCTCTATCGAAGAGGGGTTCCGAGACCTCAAGGACTTGAGGTTCGGCATGGGCTTGTCTTGGGTCCGTATCGCCGAGCCGGAGCGCAGAGACAGACTGCTGCTGCTCAGTGCCTTGGCCTGTGCGCTGCTGACGCTGCTGGGCGCCGCAGGCGAAAGCCTGGGAATGGAGCGTTACCTCAAGGCCAACACCGTCAAGCGTCGCACCTATTCGCTCTTCCGCCAGGGCTGCATGTATTACCAGGCCATCCCCAACATGCCGGAGTACCGCCTGCGCCCTCTGGTAGAACGTTTCGCTCAGCTCGTCT
The Stigmatella aurantiaca genome window above contains:
- a CDS encoding IS4 family transposase, which codes for MRSSAINEQQVHTFLQSLFGQDMHAKRVLSLSLATLGVIHAASLSVYAIGQAVALARGTQGKHGVKQVDRLLSNVGIPVWKLLALWVPYVLGQRTEALVALDWTDFEPDDQTTLVASLITKHGRPTPLVWMTVQKSALKGLRNEVEDAVVLRLRELIPDEVKVTVLADRGFADQKLYALLQQVDFEYVIRFRQCITVTDAQGERRTAADWVPKAGRLRKLPKARVTADRTQVGPVVCVKKKGMKEPWCLATSLEQASAAEVVTLYSRRFSIEEGFRDLKDLRFGMGLSWVRIAEPERRDRLLLLSALACALLTLLGAAGESLGMERYLKANTVKRRTYSLFRQGCMYYQAIPNMPEYRLRPLVERFAQLVCEQPVFRECFGLL